A window of the Citrus sinensis cultivar Valencia sweet orange chromosome 9, DVS_A1.0, whole genome shotgun sequence genome harbors these coding sequences:
- the LOC127899832 gene encoding uncharacterized protein LOC127899832, translating to MSKGKEKVIEVDEDELDFLPSLLTDPAFDPEIPLEPIRSSVRTSARSMSPQTTSTSGSNGEDGSSGSEDTLSEGRGDDSGEASPSGAPRPEGRSTIGGRALSRDYAIDYMTCTTTFDELEDLRLRYSIPGEIPLKVPGKKDAPSRPPRGYVTLYLDSFKYGLRCPLQPYFTRILTELNLAPGQLNPNGWRVLSVSWGVHFPLRPGQLKRVEAVLVNSCSSRELLTTYNLLESRLILPGHRMEDAVIGALTRKRSRPPTTKRDESKYAPTAKRANIVQQAPPLKILPPAPVKVGEASGVATDPATSSPPVGPRSRLPDSRAEHLVPYLNELTKSVSKKDLEDFHGRTLGELVGAMQHSAFHLSCMTTYYKAKVGRYDRKMKEDIQSATSRADVAEKKAAELNLENLKLIEQESLAQAKATTLEEELTKVKEDLQRQKAMYEAQLESLRDSHRAQMDDLAAGVARHMDEEAAKEDAEGVEPIVIEEENSPPRAVPAEVGEASTPPDATGDTPPAPEEVQPTDPARLTDPPSF from the exons ATGTCGAAAGGTAAAGAGAAGGTCATTGAGGTTGATGAGGACGAGTTGGACTTCCTGCCTAGTCTGCTCACCGATCCCGCCTTTGACCCCGAGATCCCCTTAGAGCCTATTAGGTCTAGTGTCAGGACTAGTGCTAGGAGCATGTCTCCCCAAACGACCTCTACGAGCGGGAGTAATGGTGAGGATGGATCTTCTGGCTCCGAGGATACTTTGAGTGAGGGTCGAGGAGATGATTCTGGTGAGGCGTCCCCATCAGGAGCGCCGCGACCAGAGGGGAGGAGTACAATAGGAGGTAGAGCCCTATCGCGGGATTACGCTATTGATTACATGACGTGCACGACCACGTTTGATGAGCTCGAGGACCTCCGGCTGAGGTATAGCATTCCTGGCGAGATACCTCTCAAGGTCCCGGGAAAGAAGGATGCTCCCAGCCGGCCTCCTAGGGGATATGTTACCCTGTATCTGGACAGCTTTAAGTACGGGCTGAGGTGTCCCTTGCAACCTTACTTTACCCGGATACTTACCGAGCTAAATCTAGCTCCTGGTCAGCTGAATCCCAATGGGTGGAGAGTGCTTtctg TTTCTTGGGGCGTTCATTTCCCACTCCGACCTGGCCAGCTCAAACGGGTTGAGGCTGTGCTAGTCAATTCCTGCTCGAGCCGGGAACTGTTAACCACATACAACTTGCTCGAGTCTCGCTTGATACTTCCTGGCCATAGGATGGAGGACGCTGTGATTGGAGCTCTGACCCGAAAACGTTCTCGACCTCCAACCACGAAGAGGGACGAGAGTAAGTATGCCCCTACTGCAAAGCGGGCCAACATCGTGCAGCAGGCCCCACCCTTGAAGATTTTACCTCCAGCTCCTGTAAAAGTCGGGGAAGCTAGTGGAGTAGCCACAGATCCTGCTACCTCTTCTCCTCCTGTCGGGCCTCGATCTCGCTTACCTGACAGCCGAGCAGAACATCTGGTCCCTTACCTCAATGAGTTAACTAAATCCGTGAGCAAGAAGGACCTGGAGGACTTTCACGGCCGCACCTTGGGTGAGCTGGTGGGGGCCATGCAGCATAGCGCTTTCCACCTCAGCTGCATGACCACCTATTACAAGGCTAAGGTTGGCCGCTACGAccggaagatgaaggaggatATTCAATCGGCGACGAGCAGAGCTGACGTTGCCGAGAAGAAAGCAGCGGAGCTGAATCTCGAGAATCTGAAGCTGATAGAGCAAGAATCacttgctcaagcaaaagccaCTACCCTCGAGGAGGAGCTTACCAAGGTCAAGGAGGATCTGCAAAGGCAGAAGGCCATGTATgaggctcagctcgaatctctCCGTGACTCCCACCGAGCTCAG atggatgaccttgcagctggtgtCGCTCGGCATATGGATGAGGAGGCGGCCAAGGAAGATGCCGAGGGGGTAGAGCCGATCGTGATTGAGGAGGAAaactctcctcctcgtgcaGTCCCTGCTGAAGTTGGCGAGGCGAGCACCCCCCCGGACGCAACTGGCGATACCCCCCCCGCACCTGAGGAGGTTCAGCCAACCGATCCTGCTCGGCTCACTGATCCGCCgtctttttga
- the LOC127899833 gene encoding agamous-like MADS-box protein AGL61, which yields MKKIENEDGRLITFSKRTSGIYRKVSELVTLTVSAIARLVFSQSGKPFSFGNPSIEAVANRFLGLNCQMRKRKETQPRWWETPVYEFNHQELLQMDATIDNLSRTFIAKLNEKTAAASSSAAPPMYFHHGLGSFPMQFLS from the exons ATGAAAAAGATTGAGAATGAGGATGGTCGGCTGATAACATTCTCAAAACGTACATCCGGGATCTACAGGAAGGTCAGTGAGCTTGTGACTCTCACAGTCTCTGCGATTGCCAGGCTGGTGTTCTCACAATCTGGGAAGCCTTTCTCATTCGGAAACCCCTCCATTGAAGCTGTTGCAAACCGCTTCCTGGGGTTGAACTGCCAG ATGAGGAAGCGGAAAGAGACTCAGCCGCGTTGGTGGGAAACCCCAGTTTATGAGTTCAACCATCAGGAGCTGCTTCAAATGGATGCAACAATTGATAATCTGAGTAGAACTTTTATTGCCAAACTCAATGAGAAGACTGCTGCTGCCTCTTCCTCTGCGGCACCTCCTATGTATTTTCATCATGGACTTGGATCCTTTCCTATGCAGTTTCTCTCCTAG